A window from Lachnoanaerobaculum umeaense encodes these proteins:
- the rseP gene encoding RIP metalloprotease RseP has protein sequence MNIVIALIIFGIIVLIHEFGHFLFAKLSGVKVVEFSIGMGPRLFSIKGKETKYSLKLLPLGGSCAMYGEDEDEDAPGSFNSAPLLGRIATIAAGPIFNFILAFLVAIFIVANVGVDKPVITGFVSGLPAETSGLMVGDEIEKINGKGIDFYRNVSTYLYLNQGKDITLTIKRNGNEKEQITISPVYNEEYSQYMIGIQSSGYEKLKNPLEILKYSVLEVKYTISMTIDSLVYLISGRAHASEISGPVGIVSMIGNTVNESKPYGIFVVLLSLSQMVLLLSANLGVMNLMPLPALDGGRLIFLFLEAIFRRPLNRRIEGYIHFAGFALLILLMIFVMFNDIRRIL, from the coding sequence TTGAATATAGTTATTGCGCTTATTATTTTTGGAATAATAGTATTAATACATGAGTTTGGACATTTTTTATTTGCCAAGCTATCAGGAGTGAAAGTAGTAGAGTTTTCAATAGGCATGGGTCCCAGACTATTCTCTATAAAGGGAAAGGAAACTAAGTACTCTTTAAAACTTCTACCGCTTGGTGGTTCCTGTGCCATGTATGGAGAAGATGAGGATGAAGATGCTCCAGGTAGTTTTAACAGTGCACCACTTTTAGGAAGAATTGCAACTATTGCTGCAGGACCCATCTTTAACTTTATTTTGGCTTTTTTGGTTGCCATATTTATAGTTGCAAATGTAGGAGTAGATAAACCGGTAATAACCGGATTTGTTTCAGGTCTTCCGGCTGAAACCTCAGGTCTTATGGTAGGTGATGAAATAGAAAAGATAAATGGTAAAGGCATTGATTTTTATAGAAATGTATCCACATATCTTTATCTAAATCAGGGAAAGGACATAACACTTACTATAAAAAGAAATGGAAATGAAAAAGAACAAATAACCATATCACCTGTATATAATGAAGAATATTCACAGTATATGATAGGTATACAGAGTTCAGGTTATGAAAAGCTTAAGAATCCGTTAGAGATCTTAAAGTACTCTGTTTTAGAGGTGAAATATACGATTTCTATGACTATAGATTCACTTGTATATCTAATAAGTGGAAGAGCACATGCAAGTGAAATTAGTGGACCTGTAGGTATTGTATCTATGATAGGGAATACTGTAAATGAGTCAAAGCCATATGGAATCTTTGTTGTGTTGCTGTCATTATCACAGATGGTACTTCTTCTAAGTGCAAACCTTGGAGTAATGAATCTGATGCCGTTGCCGGCGTTGGATGGTGGTAGATTGATATTTTTATTCCTGGAAGCTATTTTTAGGAGACCTCTAAATAGAAGGATAGAGGGGTATATTCATTTTGCAGGTTTTGCACTTTTGATACTTCTGATGATTTTTGTAATGTTTAATGATATAAGAAGAATACTGTGA